The Stenotrophomonas maltophilia genome segment TGATCGATGAGCAGTACCGTGGCATCCGCCCCGCTCCCGGCTATCCGGCGTGCCCCGAGCACAGCGAGAAGCGGCGCCTGTTCGATCTGCTGCGGGCCGAGGCCAACGCCGGCATGGAACTGACCGAGAGCTTTGCGATGCTTCCGACCGCCGCGGTATCGGGCTACTACTTCAGCCATCCGCAAAGCCAGTATTTCGTGGTCGGGCGCCTCAGCCGCGAGCAGGTCACCGACTACGCCCGGCGCAAGGGCGTGGAGCGCGCCCAGGCCGAGCGCTGGCTGGCCTCCAACCTCGACTACGATCCCGAATGACCCGAAAAGGGGACGGAGGGGATCAAGTCGCTTATGCACAAACGACTTGATCCCCTCCGTCCCCTTTTTGCCTCATCATTCCCCGATGACCGTTCCCGTTGCCCGCCTCTCCAGCTTCTACCTGTTCTATTACGCGGCGCTGGGCGCGTTCACTCCGTACTGGAGCCTGTTCCTCACTGCACGCGGGATGAGCGTGACCGCCATCAGCGTGATGATGGGGCTGTGGTATGCCACACGCGTGGTTGCACCCAGTGCCTGGACCTCGCTGGCAGCCACCTCACCGCGGCCGATCCGACTGTTGCGCATCGGCTGCGTGCTGACCCTGATCAGCTTCGCCGCATTCCTGCTGCCTCTGCCGCAGCCGTGGATGTATCCGGCGATGATCGTGTTCTGCTTCTTCTACAACGCGGTGATGCCGCAGTTCGAGTCGATCACCCTCACCCATCTCGGCAGCGACAGCCATCGCTACGGCCTGATCCGGGTCTGGGGTTCGCTTGGCTTCATCGCCATCGTCACCCTGTTCGGCTGGCTGATCGAAGGTGACGGCACCGCCGGCCGCGCCGGGCTGCTGCCCTGGATGATGCTGCCGCTGTTCGTCCTGCTGGTCGCCTCGGCCTTCAGCAACCACTACGCACGCGACATCGGCAGGACCGGCGGCGATGCCAGCGGCTTCTGGCAGATCGTGCGCCGCCCGCCGGTGCTGGCGTTCTTCCTGGCCGCTTTCATGGAGCAGCTCTCGTTCGGCCCGTACTACACCTTCTTCTCGGTCTACATGGACCACCATGGCTATCGCACATCCACGCTCGGCCTGCTCTGGACCATCGGCGTGGTGTTCGAAGTGGGCGTGTTCTTCACCATCGGCCGCTTCTTCCGCCGCTATGACGCCAGCTGGATGCTGCTGATCGCACTGGTCAGTTCCTGCCTGCGCTGGGCCGTGACCGCACTGTACCCGGAAAACCTGCCGGTGATGCTGCTGGCGCAGACCGCGCACGCGCTGGGCTTTGCCGCGTTCTTCGCCGCGGCGATGCAGATGCTGGCGATCTACTTCCCCGGACGCCTCAATGGCCATGGCCAGGGCCTGCTGTACGGTTTCTCGTCCGGTGTCGGCGGCGTGCTGGGCGCGCTCATCGCCGGCCAATTGTGGAAGATCGACGAGGGACGCACGGCCTTCCTCGCAGGTAGCGGATTCGCTCTGGTCGGCGCACTGCTGTGCTTCTTCGCGCTGAGCCTGCCGTTGATCCGTGCACGCCACAGCACTGCGCGCGTCCGGTAACGAAAACGCCGGGCAATGCCCGGCGTTTTCATCGTGCAGCAGGTGCAGTTACCAGACCAGGTCGTCCGGTACTTGGTACTGCGGGTCCGCGTAGGGATCTTCCTCGGCCGGCGCGTTCGGGTCGACCTTCAGTGCCACCGATGCGGCAAACACCGCTTCGGACTGTGCCAGCACTTCGGCGGTCACCAGCAGGTAACGGCCATTGAGCTGGACCACGCCCAGCTCACCGGCATTGAGCGCGGTCAGCTGTTCGGCGGTCACGTAGATGCGCTTGATCTTGCCGCCATACGGGAAGTGGCGAGCGATATCAGCCGCCTCGGAGTTCAGGCCCTTGTCCTTCAGCAGTTCTTCCAGCTTGGCCTTCGCCTCGCGGCGCACGCGTGCTTCTTCCTGCTTCAGGCGCTCGGTCTCGATGCGCTCTTCCTTCTCACGCTGCGCACGGATGGCATAGGCCTTGGCCAGATCCATCTCTTCGGCGCTGCGCGGCTTGCGCGGGCCCTGCTGGCCCGGGCCACGCGACTGGCCGGGCCTGCCCGGGCCACCGTGGCCATGCCCGCGACGCTCACTGGGCTTGTGCTCGCCCTTGCCAGCGCCCTGCGGCTTTCCATTGCCGTTGCCACCCTTGCCCTGCGGGCGGCCATCACGGCGGGGGCCATCATTCTTGCGCTCGGGCTTGGGCGCGGGCTTGAAGCCCAGGCCCATCAGCTGGTCGCGGAGGGTATCGCTCATAGGATTCGGATCAGTAGTGCGGCGGCGGTGGTTCGCTCGCCGGATCGGAAGAATTCAGTGCGTTGCGGACCTTGCCCAGGTCCTCCAGCAGCACACGCAGCACGTCGGCGTTGCGCATGCCCTGCATGCGGGCATCGGCCAGCGCATCGCTCAATTCGGCAAGCGCCTGTTCCTGGAAGGACACGCGCATTTCCAGTTCGACCAGGCGCGCTTCCAGCGCCTGCTCCCGTTCGGTCGGCAGCAGGTCAGACATGCAGCGAACGCCCCCGGCCAATGCCGTAGTACGCCAGGCCCGCAGCTTCCACTTCGGCCGGATCGTACAGATTGCGCCCATCGAACACCGCCGCGTCCTTCAGCTGCTCGCGCAGCTTCTGGAAGTCGGGGCTGCGGAACTGCTTCCACTCGGTGACCACCACCAGCGCATCGGCCCCTTCGAGGGCCTCATCAGCACTGCTGCAGAACACCAGGTCATCGCGCTCGCCGAAGATGCGCTGCGATTCATGCATCGCTTCCGGATCATAGGCACGCACCGTAGCACCGCCTTCCCACAGCTGCGCCAGCAGGCGACGGCTGGAGGCTTCACGCATGTCGTCGGTATTCGGCTTGAAGGCCAGGCCCCACACGGCAAAGGTCCTGCCGCGCACGCCTTCGTCCTCGCCCTTGTCGTAATGACGCTGGATGAGGGCGAACAGGTGGCCCTTCTGCGCATCGTTGACCGCTTCCACCGCGTTCAGCAGCTTCGGCTCAAGACCATGCTGCTGGGCGGTGCGGGCCAGCGCCTGCACGTCCTTGGGGAAGCAGGAGCCACCGTAGCCGGCGCCCGGGTAGATGAAGTGCCAGCCGATGCGCGGGTCCGAGCCGATACCTTGGCGGACCTGCTCGACGTCGGCACCGACGCGCTCGGCGATGTTTGCGATTTCGTTCATGAACGAAATCTTGGTCGCCAGCATCGCGTTCGCCGCGTACTTGGTCAGCTCGGCCGAGCGCACGTCCATTTCCACCACGCGGTCGTGGTTGCGGTTGAACGGCGCATACAGACGACGCATCACCGCGACCGACTCCTCGCTGGTCGCACCAATGATGATGCGGTCCGGGCGCATGCAGTCGGCGACCGCGTCGCCTTCCTTCAGGAATTCCGGGTTGGACACCACGTCAAAGGTGATGTCCGCGCCACGCGCGGCAAGTTCTTCAGCAATGGCCGCACGCACCTTGTCAGCGGTGCCCACCGGCACCGTCGACTTGTTGACCACCACGGTCGGCACGCTCATGTGCCGGCCAATGGTACGGGCCACGGCCAGTACGTACTGCAGGTCAGCGCTGCCGTCCTCGTCCGGCGGCGTGCCGACGGCGATGAACACCACCTGGCCATGCGCGATCGCGGACGCGGCATCGGTGGTGAATGCCAGCCGCGACGCGGCGTGGTTGGCCTTCACCATCGGCTCCAGGCCGGGCTCATAGATCGGGATGATGCCCTGGTTGAGGCCATCCACCTTGGCCTGGTCGATATCGACGCAGACCACCTGATGACCGACATCGGCCAGGCAGGTACCGGTCACCAGACCTACATAACCGGTACCGAAAATCGCAACGCGCATGTCCGTGCAGGCTCCGTGGTGGCTTACGGCAGGACGCCCAGCAGCTCGACGTCGAACGTCAGAGTCGCGTTCGGGCCGATCGGGCCACCCGGCGTGCCGTTCTCGCCATAAGCCAGATTGCCCGGGATCCAGAAGCGGTACTTCGAACCGACCGGCATCAGCGCAACGCCCTCGGTCCAGCCCTTGATCACCTGGTCCAGGCCGAACTCGGCCGGCTGACGACCATAGGAGCTGTCGAACACGGTGCCGTTGAGCAGCTTGCCTTCATAGTTCACGCGCACCTTGCTGCTCGGCAGCGGGCGCTCGCCGCTACCCGGGCGGATGACCTGGTACTGCAGGCCCGAGGCCGTCGTCACGACGCCCGGCTGGGTCTTGTTCCTGGCCAGGAAGGCATTGCCTTCTTCGCGGTTGGTCTGCGCAGCAGCGGCAGCCTTGGCCTGCATTTCAGCCTGCTTGCTGCCCATGAAGGCCTGGATGGTAGCGGTCGCGTCAGCTTCCGTCATCTTCGGCTGGCCCTTGGTCAGGCCGGTGCTGATCGCGTCAAACAGCGAGGCAACATCGATGTCGTCCTTCAGCTGCGCCAGCGACGGGCCCACAGAGTAGGAACCGATCATCTGCGACACCTTGACGCGGTCGACCTTCGGCGGCTGCGAACCCGGCGCCATGCCCGGCACCTGCTGGCCGCTGCGGGCCATCACGACCTGACGCAGGGCCGCGTCGGTGGCCTTGGCCTGTTCCTGGGTGATCTGCGGCTGCAGGCCTTCGAACGAACGCTCCACGGCGGTGCGCAGCGCGGCCACGTCGATCTCATCGGCGATCGGGGTGAACGACTTGGCCACGTCCAGGCCGATGGCGTAGCCGAGCTTCTGCTTGGGGGAATTCAAGGTTGCGGTCTCCTTGGCGGCTGCGGGGGCAGCCGATTGTTGCGACAGAGCGACACCTGAAGTGCCCATCGCCAGAATCAGAACCGACGCCGCGGCGCCGCGCATTCCCATCTTCATTCGCTGCATTCCTGGAAGTGTCTGGGCGCCGACGTCGGCGCGAAAAGAAGCATTGTCGCACGCATGCCGTCGATGTCGAGGCATCCGTGCCGGATATCAATGTGCGGCCGCTGCGGCCAGCGCCTTGTCGATGGCCGCGGTCAGTTGCGGATCATCCGGCGTCACCTTGCTGGCGAACTGGGCGATGACCTTGCCATCGCGGCCGACCAGGTACTTGTGGAAATTCCAGCCCGGTGCCACCCCGGTGGCCGCGGTCAACCGTTGATAGAGCGGCGTCGCCTCCGCACCGACCACGTGCACCTTCTCGAACATCGGGAACTTGACCCCGTAGGTGAGCGTGCAGAAATCCTGGATCTGCTTCTCGTCACCGGGCTCCTGGCCCTTGAAATCGTTGGACGGGAAGCCGAGCACGGCAAAACCTCGGCCGGCATAGCGCTTCTGCAGCGCCTCCAGGCCTTCGTACTGAGGGGTATAGCCGCACTTGCTTGCGGTATTGACCACCAGCAGCACCTGCCCGTGGTAGCGCTGCTGCAGGTTGACCTGCTGCTTGCTGGCCAGCGGGCGGTAGTCGAGGTCGAGAAGATCGGCCGCCAGCACCTGGGTGGAACCGGCCAGGCCGGCTACCAGCAGGGTCAGCAGGGACAGGCCGCGCAGGCGTCGCGGCATAACGGTCGGCAAGGGCATCGAGAGCAGTCCGCAGTGGCCATTCACAGGGCCGGCCGGTAGCGGCCGGAGTCGGCCGAACTATAGCACCGCCCCCCCCTTCCCCCTTGTTGCAAGGGGCGCCTGTGGCTTTGCGCGGCGTGGCGCTTTCCTGCACGACCCGCCAGCAACGGCGCAGTAATGACATAGCATGGACAACGCTGAATGGAAGGCGGGCCTGGGTCGGCCCGCGCCAGAACCTGATTTCCCTTCCGAATCAATCGGATAAACGGATATTTCAGCGATTTGACCACCCCTGCCATCAGTTGGGGACGGCAAGGGGTTGCACGTAGGCGTGCCGGTGTTATAGTTGCATACAACACCAGTCACCTGAGACAGGGGGAAGCCATGAACGCCCGGATCCGTCGCAACCTCACCGCACCCGCGGCCGCTGCTGTTTCGACCCTGATCGTGCTGGCCTGGCTGGCCACGCCCACCGCCCCCGCCTCGCCCGACAGTGCGCAGGATGCAATCGCTACACCGGCCGGGAACGCCGATTCCTCCCCCCCTCCCCCGCGTCGGCTGCACAGCTCCCTGTCCATGCCGTATTTCTCGTTCGCCCAGCCGCTGACCCCACGGAGCTGAATATGAGCGACATCCAGTGGAGCGACGGCGCTCCCATCTACCGTCAGTTGAAGGAGCGCGTGATCGCCATGATGCTCGACGGAATCCTCAAGCCGGGCGATGCCCTGCCTTCGGTGCGCCAGGTGGCCGCCGATTACCAACTGAACCCCATCACCGTTTCGCGCGCTTACCAGGAACTGGCCGACGAAGGCCTGGTCGAAAAGCGCCGCGGGCTGGGCATGTTCATGACCGAGCAGGCCGCCACGCAGCTGCGCAGCAGCGAGCGCGAGCGCTTCCTCAATGAAGAATGGCCGGCCGTGCTGGAGCGCATCCAGCGCCTGGGCCTGAGCCTCGACGAATTGCTGCCCCAGGGGAAAGTCTGATGAATAGCACCGCAAGCGAACCGGTCATCACCGCCCGCGGCCTGCGCAAGGCCTACAAGTCCACCGTTGCCCTCGACAGTGCCAGCTTCAGCATTCCGAGCGGGCGCATCGTCGGCCTGATCGGTCCCAATGGCGCCGGCAAGACCACCGCGCTGAAGGCCATTCTTGGCCTCACCTCGGTGGAAGGTGAGTTGAGCGTGCTCGGGCGCGACCCGCGGCTGCACCGCGACGAACTGATGAACGACATCTGCTTCATCGCCGACGTCGCCGTGCTGCCGCGCTGGCTGAAGGTGCGCGAAGCCATCGATTTCGTCGCCGGCGTGCATCCGCGCTTCGACCGCGCCCGCTGCGAGCGCTTCCTGGCCAACACCAAGCTGCAGCCGAAGCAGCGCGTGCGCGAGCTGTCCAAGGGCATGATCGTGCAGCTGCACCTGGCACTGGTGATGGCCATCGATGCCCGCATCCTGGTACTGGACGAGCCCACCCTGGGCCTGGACATCCTGTACCGCAAGGAGTTCTACCAGCGCCTGCTGGAAGACTACTTCGACGAGCAGAAAACCATCATCGTCACCACCCACCAGGTGGAAGAGATCGAGCACATCCTCAGCGACGTCATGTTCATCCGTGATGGCCGAATCGTGCTCGATGCGGAAATGGACGAGGTCGGCCAGCGTTACACCGAACTGCTGGTCAACGCCGACCAGCTGGAGACCGCGCGCGCCCTGAAGCCGATCGACGAACGCAGCCTGGCGTTCGGCAAGACCGTGATGCTGTTCGACGGCGTACCGCGCGCCCAGCTTTCCACCCTTGGCGAGACCCGCAGCCCGGGCCTGGCCGACCTGTTCGTCGCCGTCATGAAGGGGACCTACGCATGAATGCCGTCAACCATCCCGTCAGCCCCCTCGGCACGCTGCGCTGGCTGCTCAAGCGCGAGTACTGGGAAAACCGCGGCGGTTTCCTGTATGCCCCGCTGATCGCCGGCCTGATCTCGCTGGTGATGAGCACTGTCGGCATCGCCTTCGGCCTGTTTGCGCTGAACCGCGCGGCGCGCAACGGTGCGCTGCATGTCGATGGCGAGAGCGTGAACGTCAATGGCCTGGACCTGGCGCTGCTCACCCGCAACATCGACGGCAAGGACCTTGCCGACCTCGGTAACGGACTTGACCTGACCCTGGTGCTCAGCTCGGCATGGCCGTTCCTGGTGCTGGCCTTCGTGGTGTTCTTCTATTGCCTCGGCGCCCTGTACGACGACCGCCGCGACCGCAGCATCCTGTTCTGGAAGTCGTTGCCGCTGTCCGATACCCAGACCGTGCTGTCCAAGGTCATCAGCGCACTGGTCGTGGCACCGCTGATCGCGGTGATTGCCGGCATCATCACCATGTTCGGCTTCATGCTGATCATCAGCATCGTCGCGCTGATGCACGGTGGCAGCCCGATGGCGCTGATCTGGGGGCCCGCCAGCCCGTTGACCCTGGCCGCTGGCCACCTGAGCTGGATTCCGGTCTACGCGCTTTGGGCCCTGCCCACTGCAGGGTGGCTGCTGCTGTGCTCGGCCTGGGCCAAGAGCAAGCCGTTCCTGTGGGCGGTGATGCTGCCACTGTTTGCCGGCGTCATCGTCAGCACCACCAAGATCATGCCGCTGTTCGGCCTGACCACCGGCTGGTTCTGGCAGAACATCGTCGGCCGCCTGCTGCTGGGCGGCGTGCCCGGCATGGACCTGCTGTACCGCCTCGGCGCAGGTGAAGGTTCGCGCCGCGACCTGGATTCGGTGGTCAGCCTGATGTCCCCCGCCTCGCAGCTGAAGTCGCTGGCGATGCCGGAGCTGTGGATCGGCGCCGTCGTCGGTGCAGTGTTCATCTTCCTTGCCATCCGCCTGCGCAAGCGCGCCGGCGAGATCTGATCCCATCCATCCGGAGGCACCACCCATGCGTTCTCTGCTCGCCTGTTCTGCGTTGTTGCTGTTGCCGTTGTCGGCGCTGGCCGCCGATGCTCCGAACTGCAAGTTCACTGCCGCCCGGTCACTGAAGCTGAACGTGGCCGGTGCCAGGACGGTGGTGTTCGAGGTCAACCAGCATGACCTGAAGGTGGTCGCCAGCGCCGGCGGCGGCCAGCTGGACGGCCGCGCCTGCGCGTCCAGCCAGGAATGGCTGGACCAGCTGGTACTGGACCAGCGCAAGGTGGGCGACAAGCTGGTGGTGAGCCTGCGCCGCGACGGCCGCCAAAGCGGCATCAGCCTGGGCAACAGCTACGCCTGGCTGGATATCCGTGGCAGCGTGCCGGACAACCTGCCGCTGCAGTTCAAGGTCGGCTCGGGTGACGCCAGCGTGGAGAACGCACAGTCGCTCAGCGTGGACGTCGGCTCCGGTGACGCGGTGGCCCGCGGTACCCGTGGCAGCATCCACGCTGCAGTGGGTTCCGGCGACCTCAACATCGATGGCGGCAGTTCGCTGAATCTGCTGTCGCTGGGTTCGGGCGACGTCAATGCCCGCAACATCGGCGGCGATGCCATCACCGGCACTGTTGGTTCGGGTGACCTGAAGATCACCGATGTGCGCGGCAACGCACGCCTGGATACGGTCGGCTCCGGCGACATCGAGTTCAAGCGCGTGCAGGGCAGCGTCGAAGTCGGCGTGGTCGGCTCCGGTGGCATCGATCTGGCCGATATCGGCGGCAACGTGCATGTGCGCAGCCACGGCTCGGGCGACATCCAGGTGGACGGCGTACGCGGCAGCCTGACCGTCGATCACAGCGGCAGCGGCGATATCGAACACCGCAACGTCAGCGGCCGGGTCACCCTGCCGCGCAGCAAGTAATCCTCTTCCACACACGTCCAGGGGAACATCATGAACCTGTTGCGCCTGCTGCCCGCCACCCTGCTGTGCCTGCCGCTGATCGCCTGTGGTGGCACGTCCTCCGCCCCCGACAAGAGCGTCGGCAAGAGCGTCGCCGAAGCCACCAGCGGCGTCGGCCAGACCGTCAAAGAAGCCATGGACGATGCCCGCAAGGACATCGCCCAGGGCAACATCAAGATCTCGGCCGACAAGCAGCCGCGTGCGGAGATCACGCCGGATGGCCGCCTGCTGATCGCCGGCAAGGAGGTCGCCGCCAACGACGTCCAGCGCCGCCACCTGCAGGAGTACCGCGGTCACGTGGTCGCCGTTGCGATGGCGGGCATGGATGTCGGGCTGGCCGGCGCCAAGCTCGGCGCCAACGCCGCCGGTGAAGCGCTGAAGGGCATCTTCAGCGGCGACAGCGAAGGGGTGGAGAAGCGCATCAACGCCGAAGCCGCCAAGATCGAGGCCCAGGCCAAGCGCATCTGCGATCGCCTGCCGGCGATGCTGGCCAGCCAGCAGGCACTGGCGCGCGAGCTGCCGGCATTCAAGCCCTACGCGACGATGGACCAGAGCGACGTGGACGACTGCGGCAAGGACAACTCGGTCACGTTCTCCAACTGAGACAAATCGACGCACCCGACCGGCTGCGGCCTTCCGTTGCCGGTCGGGCACTGTCGGCGGGCTTACAATGGGGGCCCCGGATGCCCCCGAACCGAACGCCATGAAGAAGTTGTTCCTGCTGCTGGCCACCCTGCTCTGCCTGGGCCTGGTCGGCTGCGACAAGGATTACCGCAATCACCGCGCCGAGCGCGGCAAGCCCAAGATTTCCGTCAGCGAAGGCATGGTGACCGTGCGCCGCCCGCCGGCACCGAACATCATCATCCTCGGCGACGGCACGATGAAGGTGGACGAGATCCAGATTCCACTGGACGACGGGCAGAAGCAGATGCTGCAGACGATGTTCGGCAAGCTGCAGGTGCTGCGCCAGAACACGCTGGTGGCCGCACCGGCCGATCCGAACATGCAGCCGGTGAAGATCCAGCCGCCGGAGGGCATGGAGGTGATCCCGGCCGACCTGATCCAGCGCATCCCCGAGTTCAAGGATTACACCGACACCTTCGGCAACATCGTCGCCGACCGTCGCTGAAGAAAAACGCCGCCCGAGGGCGGCGTTCTTCGTTTCCGTAGAGTCGAGCCATGCCCGACTCCGGAACAACCGTCGAGCGTGGCTCGACTCTGCAACCGGCAGATCACCCCCCGGCGCCACCACCGCCAGCCTGGATGCCACCAGCAGTCAGCGCAGTCGGGTCCAGCAGGCGACGCAGCTCGGCCTCATCAAGCCCGCTGTCTTCCAGCGCCACGTCCAGCACCGGGCGCTGTTCCTTGTAGGCACGCTTGGCAATCGCCGCTGCCTTCTCGTAGCCGATGATCGGGTTCAGCGCGGTGACCAGGATCGGGTTGCGCGCCAGCGCCTCGGCCACGCGATCCTCGCGCACCTTCAGCCCGGCGATCGCGCTGTCGGCCAGCAGCCTGGACACATTGGCCAGCAGGCCGATGCCATCGAGCAGGTTCACCGCGATCAACGGCAGGGTGACGTTGAGCTGGAAGTTGCCGGTCTGCCCGGCCACGGTGATCGCGGTGTGGTGGCCGATCACCTGCGCGCAGGCCATCACCGTGGCTTCCGGAATGACCGGGTTGACCTTGCCCGGCATGATCGAGCTGCCCGGCTGCAGTGCCGGCAGTTCGATCTCGCCCAGCCCGGCCAGCGGACCGGCATTCATCCAGCGCAGGTCATTGGCGATCTTGATCAGTACCACGGCCAGCGCATTGAGCTGGCCGGACAGTTCCACCGCATCGTCCTGCGCGGCCAGGCCTTCGAACTTGTTCTCGGCGCTGTCGAACTTGAAACCGGTCTGCTGCTTCAGCGCCTTGGCCACCTGCGCGCCGAAGCGCGGGTCGGCGTTGATGCCGGTACCGATGGCGGTGCCGCCCAGCGGCAACCGGCGCACGCGCTTGAGGCTGTCTTCGATGCGCTCCTGCGCCGAGGCCAGCTGCGCCGACCACGCACCGAATTCCTGCTCGAAGGTGAGCGGCATCGCGTCCATCAGGTGGGTACGGCCGGTCTTGACCACCTTGCGCAGGCTGCGGCCCTTCTTGTCCAGGGTCTTGCGCAGGTGCACCAGCGCCGGCAGCAGCTGCTCGTGCGCCGCCAGCACTGCCGACACCCGCAGCGCAGTCGGAATCACGTCGTTGGAGCTCTGCCCCTGGTTGACGTGGTCATTGGGATGCACGGTGGTCTTGCCCGCCTTGCCGGCACGGTTGGCCAGGGTGGCGATGACCTCGTTGGCATTCATGTTCGACGACGTGCCCGAACCCGTCTGGTAGACATCGATCGGGAACTGCGCGTCCCAGTTGCCGGCGGCCACTTCGGCGGCAGCGGTCTGGATGGCCTTGGCCACGGTCTTCGGCAGGTGGCCCAGCTCCGCGTTGACGCCGGCGGCCGCGCCCTTGACCAGGCCCAGCGCGCGGATGAAACCGCGCGGCATGCGCTGGCCCGACACCGGGAAATTCTGCACGGCGCGCTGGGTCTGCGCGCCCCACAGGGCATCGGCAGGCACCTGCAGCTCGCCCATGCTGTCGTGTTCGATTCTGAAACCCTTGCTTGCAGCTTTGCTCATTGCATCAACTCCGCACTACTTCAGTTGGGGAAAGGGAAGCGGCGGCTGGCAGGGTGTCGCTTCCCGGGCTGGCGGCTGCGGCCACAATACTCCCTTGCCCGCAGCGTGGGATGACGAGGGCGGGCCAGATCGTTCCACCTGCACGGCCGTTCTGCGCGCGCAAGGGTAGTGCCGGCCGCTGGCCGGCAATCCATGCAATCGAGGGCCGGGCGTGGTTGCCGGCCAGCGGCCGGCACTACCTGACCGGCACGTCGTAGAATATGGCCCCCGCCGCTCGTCCCAGCCCTGCCGACATGTCCGATTCCGCCCTGCTCGCCCTGTCCCCGCTCGATGGCCGCTACGCCGGCAAGGTCGACGCCCTGCGCCCGATCTTCTCCGAATACGGCCTGATCAAGGCCCGCATCGTGGTCGAGGTGGAATGGCTGCTGGCGCTGGCCGCCGAACCGGGCAT includes the following:
- a CDS encoding YggN family protein; this translates as MNLLRLLPATLLCLPLIACGGTSSAPDKSVGKSVAEATSGVGQTVKEAMDDARKDIAQGNIKISADKQPRAEITPDGRLLIAGKEVAANDVQRRHLQEYRGHVVAVAMAGMDVGLAGAKLGANAAGEALKGIFSGDSEGVEKRINAEAAKIEAQAKRICDRLPAMLASQQALARELPAFKPYATMDQSDVDDCGKDNSVTFSN
- a CDS encoding class II fumarate hydratase; this translates as MSKAASKGFRIEHDSMGELQVPADALWGAQTQRAVQNFPVSGQRMPRGFIRALGLVKGAAAGVNAELGHLPKTVAKAIQTAAAEVAAGNWDAQFPIDVYQTGSGTSSNMNANEVIATLANRAGKAGKTTVHPNDHVNQGQSSNDVIPTALRVSAVLAAHEQLLPALVHLRKTLDKKGRSLRKVVKTGRTHLMDAMPLTFEQEFGAWSAQLASAQERIEDSLKRVRRLPLGGTAIGTGINADPRFGAQVAKALKQQTGFKFDSAENKFEGLAAQDDAVELSGQLNALAVVLIKIANDLRWMNAGPLAGLGEIELPALQPGSSIMPGKVNPVIPEATVMACAQVIGHHTAITVAGQTGNFQLNVTLPLIAVNLLDGIGLLANVSRLLADSAIAGLKVREDRVAEALARNPILVTALNPIIGYEKAAAIAKRAYKEQRPVLDVALEDSGLDEAELRRLLDPTALTAGGIQAGGGGAGG